Proteins from a genomic interval of Nitrospina gracilis Nb-211:
- a CDS encoding CopD family protein: MKNFFLTLHMISMCLVVGTLFLQSLTVVFRLRLKAAEEREGLRKTQKRIHKFIYYPILGVTILSGIYLAVTTGVFDESKWIYPKLGLLLVLIALGFQNGVQINKDMLPKKYAMMVHIAIFLIGGGMIYFATVKPF, translated from the coding sequence ATGAAAAACTTCTTTCTGACGCTCCATATGATTTCCATGTGCCTCGTGGTAGGCACGCTGTTTTTACAGTCGCTCACCGTCGTGTTCCGCCTGCGTCTGAAAGCCGCTGAAGAACGCGAAGGCCTGCGCAAAACCCAGAAGCGCATCCATAAATTCATCTACTACCCCATCCTCGGCGTCACCATCCTGTCCGGCATCTATCTCGCCGTCACCACCGGCGTGTTCGACGAGTCCAAGTGGATTTATCCCAAGCTGGGACTTCTGCTGGTGCTCATCGCGCTGGGATTCCAGAACGGCGTTCAAATCAATAAAGACATGTTGCCGAAGAAATACGCTATGATGGTGCATATTGCGATTTTCCTCATTGGCGGCGGCATGATTTATTTCGCCACCGTCAAGCCGTTCTGA
- a CDS encoding urate hydroxylase PuuD, producing MWVAEFFHVVFGIFWIGLLWFFNIIQVASMPQLTEQGAAKPYTQVVLPKALWWFRHMAWLTVVSGIIYYGVGRGQVEGIPSMTIHIGMVLGIIMMINVWAFIWPNQKKIIAGELEGDALAKAKKTAFVASRTNAILSIPMLMCMIVANHGSWTF from the coding sequence ATGTGGGTAGCTGAATTTTTTCACGTCGTGTTCGGGATTTTCTGGATTGGCCTGCTTTGGTTTTTTAACATCATTCAGGTTGCCAGCATGCCCCAATTGACGGAACAGGGAGCTGCCAAACCGTACACTCAGGTCGTCCTGCCGAAGGCCCTTTGGTGGTTCCGCCATATGGCGTGGTTGACGGTCGTGTCGGGAATCATTTACTACGGCGTCGGCCGTGGCCAGGTGGAAGGCATTCCCAGCATGACGATTCACATCGGCATGGTTTTGGGTATCATCATGATGATCAACGTCTGGGCGTTCATTTGGCCCAACCAGAAAAAGATCATCGCGGGCGAGCTGGAAGGTGATGCGCTGGCCAAGGCAAAAAAGACCGCTTTTGTGGCAAGCCGCACCAACGCCATCCTGTCCATCCCCATGTTGATGTGCATGATCGTCGCCAATCACGGCAGTTGGACGTTCTAA
- a CDS encoding carbon starvation CstA family protein: MLTWTILIGACLFFYFAGYRYYAGRLDRDVVRPDAGSHTPAVTENDGVDYVPSKPMVLFGHNFASIAGAGPVIGPIIAMHHFGWALTLLWVLVGNVFIGAVHDYLTLMMSVRNRGRSVADIAESTMGSRAKSVFALFLVLAMLLVIAVFGVVAAKTLIAQPEMVIPTFAIIPISMIFGWFIYKKGGNLAGASVVAVLALVASIYAGFKLPLPLEGAVLGLSPLMFWFVLLMIYAAVASVLPVHVLLQPRDYLSTYVLFGSMSLGIVALLWVAPGLNTPAYMGGFSQEQGPVWPMLFVLVACGAVSGFHSLVAGGTVSKQLSSESQGRLISYGGMLTEGVVAVVTVLLVGGGLYWVAPAGGGIDMAQLGFRETLKTGGWIHAFGHGYGNVVHQMLPVLEFTLASMIAVLALNTFVMTTLDTAVRITRFIVQESLGQRVPVFLNKYVTTAAVIAIAFVIGASDGWQKIWPIFGATNQLIAAVALFVIATYLIGVKRPTHYALYPAVFMVITTIGALSWQAYRFFTAPEPHLFLGTAALVLIGLALFVGHEGLQALKGRKISTEPVTSEA, translated from the coding sequence ATGCTGACCTGGACCATCCTCATTGGTGCATGCCTGTTTTTCTATTTCGCCGGCTACCGGTATTACGCCGGGCGGCTGGACCGCGATGTGGTGCGCCCGGATGCGGGGTCGCACACGCCTGCGGTGACGGAAAACGACGGCGTCGATTACGTGCCCAGCAAGCCGATGGTGCTGTTCGGACACAACTTCGCCTCCATCGCCGGGGCGGGGCCGGTGATCGGTCCCATCATCGCCATGCACCATTTCGGCTGGGCGCTGACGTTGCTGTGGGTGCTGGTCGGCAACGTGTTCATCGGTGCGGTGCACGACTACCTGACGCTCATGATGTCGGTGCGGAACCGCGGCCGCTCGGTGGCGGACATTGCCGAGTCCACCATGGGCTCGCGCGCCAAGTCCGTGTTCGCGCTGTTCCTCGTGCTGGCGATGTTGCTGGTCATCGCCGTGTTCGGCGTGGTGGCGGCGAAAACGCTGATCGCGCAACCGGAGATGGTCATTCCCACGTTCGCCATCATCCCCATCAGCATGATCTTCGGATGGTTCATTTATAAAAAGGGCGGCAACCTGGCCGGCGCGTCGGTCGTCGCGGTACTGGCGCTGGTCGCCAGTATTTATGCCGGATTCAAATTGCCCCTGCCGCTGGAAGGCGCGGTGCTGGGCCTGTCGCCCCTGATGTTCTGGTTTGTCCTGCTCATGATCTACGCCGCCGTGGCGTCGGTGCTTCCCGTCCACGTTCTTCTGCAACCGCGCGATTACCTGTCCACCTACGTGTTGTTCGGGAGCATGTCGCTGGGTATCGTGGCGTTGTTGTGGGTGGCGCCGGGACTCAACACCCCCGCGTACATGGGCGGATTTTCGCAGGAGCAGGGTCCGGTGTGGCCGATGCTGTTCGTGCTGGTGGCGTGCGGCGCGGTGTCGGGATTCCATTCCCTCGTTGCCGGAGGCACGGTGTCCAAACAACTGTCGAGCGAATCGCAGGGCCGCCTCATCAGTTACGGCGGCATGTTGACGGAAGGCGTGGTGGCGGTGGTGACGGTTCTGCTGGTGGGCGGCGGATTGTACTGGGTCGCGCCCGCGGGCGGCGGCATCGACATGGCGCAGTTGGGATTCCGCGAGACGCTGAAAACGGGCGGCTGGATTCACGCTTTCGGTCACGGCTACGGCAACGTGGTTCACCAGATGTTGCCGGTGCTGGAATTCACGCTGGCGTCGATGATCGCGGTGCTGGCGCTCAATACGTTTGTCATGACGACCCTCGATACGGCGGTGCGCATCACCCGCTTCATCGTGCAGGAGTCGCTGGGCCAGCGCGTTCCCGTGTTCCTCAACAAATACGTGACCACCGCGGCTGTCATCGCCATCGCGTTTGTGATCGGCGCGAGCGACGGCTGGCAGAAGATCTGGCCGATCTTCGGCGCGACCAATCAATTGATCGCCGCCGTCGCCCTGTTCGTCATCGCCACCTACCTCATCGGTGTCAAGCGGCCGACTCATTATGCGCTGTATCCGGCGGTGTTCATGGTGATCACCACCATCGGCGCGTTGTCGTGGCAGGCGTACCGGTTTTTCACCGCGCCGGAGCCGCACCTGTTTCTGGGAACGGCGGCGCTGGTGCTCATCGGCCTCGCGTTGTTTGTCGGACATGAGGGTTTGCAGGCGCTGAAGGGCAGGAAAATCAGTACTGAACCCGTCACCAGCGAAGCCTGA
- a CDS encoding aldo/keto reductase: MRAVSVKGLDTPWSVITFGCWQIAPSGGWGDYATPEEADASVKAALEGGITAFDTAEGYGDGESERRLGKALGSKKNDVLIISKIWPDADLTRAAYEERLDGTLKALDRDYVDVYLVHWPGTYFNSPDKSRKLCEIMHALKESGKARTVGLSNFDATDLQLLGDRASAFTINQIPYNLLQREYEGRTLDACKQNKIGYMIYSPTARGLLAGRIDDAARKAPTRQEYYLYQEPYFSNSKPVREEVEAIAEELSTAPVNVSLAWVLAQDNVVTAVVGSKKPGQIREFAQAGDLILSPGHIQRLTEASGRFHAAGKTA, from the coding sequence ATGCGCGCTGTCTCCGTAAAGGGACTGGACACACCCTGGAGCGTGATCACCTTCGGATGCTGGCAGATCGCCCCCAGCGGCGGCTGGGGGGACTACGCCACACCGGAAGAAGCGGACGCGTCTGTAAAAGCCGCACTGGAGGGAGGCATCACCGCTTTCGACACCGCCGAGGGCTACGGCGATGGCGAGTCCGAACGCCGCCTGGGCAAAGCCCTCGGCAGTAAAAAGAACGACGTCCTCATCATTTCCAAAATCTGGCCGGATGCCGATCTCACCCGCGCCGCGTATGAGGAACGGCTGGACGGAACTCTGAAAGCACTGGACCGGGATTACGTGGATGTGTACCTGGTCCACTGGCCCGGCACGTACTTCAATTCCCCGGACAAATCGCGCAAGTTGTGCGAGATCATGCACGCGCTCAAGGAAAGCGGCAAGGCCCGCACCGTGGGGCTCTCCAATTTCGATGCCACCGACCTGCAACTTCTGGGCGACCGCGCCAGTGCGTTCACCATCAACCAAATCCCTTACAATTTACTGCAACGCGAATACGAAGGCCGGACGCTGGACGCCTGCAAGCAGAACAAGATCGGCTACATGATCTATTCCCCGACGGCGCGCGGACTGCTGGCGGGGCGCATCGATGACGCCGCGCGGAAAGCGCCGACACGGCAGGAATATTATCTGTACCAAGAGCCGTATTTTTCGAACTCCAAACCCGTGCGCGAGGAGGTCGAAGCCATCGCCGAAGAGTTGAGCACCGCTCCTGTCAACGTGAGCCTCGCCTGGGTGCTGGCGCAGGACAACGTGGTGACGGCGGTCGTCGGCTCCAAGAAACCCGGACAGATCCGCGAGTTCGCCCAGGCGGGCGATCTCATTTTATCGCCCGGCCACATCCAGCGGCTGACGGAAGCGAGCGGCCGTTTTCACGCCGCCGGCAAAACGGCCTGA
- a CDS encoding AsmA family protein produces MKRIMLGLAAAVFLGILVLAALAYFVDVQSLKGPLTRTLTEATGMKVEIEGLAYNFQDGFRLKADGVSVESMDGKDKLVSAKNLFVNVYLMPLLAGKVEVKTIDLIQPAITIYLDQDTAPEEQKPDESQPEAEGTETMVNSIRGTFRNFQLAIDNIGIEQGRIYWIKRKGGKAIDQQMMRMSGIIQVSRPSSQKLDVTLSDLDVRLDKLHLQGDLAVHEVLTPGASLDVGLTLNRFTLEELQSINFFFPQDPSKIFKPYNPQGRFEMLQADMQVPLDALEDGAQFQQQAVIQAHLVGSNVSITAAGRTYPFDHLDSQVVWRRGNLNHHLDLEMGAGHIEHSGDLRISGTTPDPVLNTTTKVSQLELNRLGIPEVSQWGNGLVTGSLQLRGPATLEGLTLHASLSGDELLLTPADMQIGVGRWQADAEMKNRKLHNTLKATAFGGEVQHEGDLTFPADGNEGMMLDSTVTVNRIDVAQLPIPKSAGIGKGMLTGKLTAKGPVNDPDKLAYETSLVADDVLVTIQALDSMALPISRLDADATMQGRNIDSKVKAAMLNGELIQNGKITLPAPGNKKSVAELNSDFKLRKLDLSQAKWPAKWGLVKTVLSGDVKAVGPASIDRIRLTGNLQGEKMVLSPDKHNFSIQDAMVKINSKPPKIPVSLGFKLMKVNAKGYPFNRITGEITLLKDKVVLNRSAFVPPHGTMGVKGVYNTAKDKYDFSFGGKGLSIEDYEAKHLKGIVKFTGTLKGHVPEKGPATKGMNGDLKLLVTEGSLKELGAVKAILTILNPTALQKLSEKGLVFDRMGGTFKIKQGVVHTPLMGLEGQYLKVYLEGTADLNTETFDMNGKALPMGDLDKILQGVPLLGRFVAGSKTDEGLVETYFKLEGPFNDPKVDMEAAKSILAKPKRIFEALGDLLTGGAVTGK; encoded by the coding sequence GTGAAACGAATCATGCTGGGGTTGGCGGCGGCGGTGTTTCTCGGCATCCTCGTTCTCGCCGCACTGGCCTACTTCGTCGATGTTCAGTCCCTGAAAGGTCCCCTCACCCGCACCCTCACCGAGGCCACCGGCATGAAGGTGGAAATCGAAGGCCTCGCCTATAACTTCCAGGATGGATTCAGGCTGAAGGCGGATGGAGTCAGCGTGGAGTCCATGGACGGCAAGGACAAACTCGTTTCCGCCAAAAACCTGTTCGTCAACGTGTACCTGATGCCCCTGCTCGCCGGCAAGGTGGAAGTGAAAACCATCGACCTCATTCAACCCGCAATCACCATTTACCTGGATCAGGACACGGCCCCCGAAGAACAAAAACCGGATGAATCCCAGCCGGAAGCGGAAGGCACGGAAACCATGGTCAATTCCATCCGCGGCACCTTCCGTAACTTTCAACTGGCGATCGATAACATTGGCATCGAACAGGGACGCATTTACTGGATCAAGCGCAAGGGCGGCAAGGCGATCGACCAGCAGATGATGCGGATGTCCGGCATCATTCAAGTCTCCCGGCCCAGCAGTCAAAAACTGGATGTGACGTTGAGCGACCTGGATGTCCGTCTGGACAAACTGCATCTTCAAGGCGACCTTGCGGTGCATGAAGTGCTCACTCCCGGCGCTTCTCTGGACGTGGGCCTCACGTTGAACCGGTTCACGCTGGAGGAACTGCAATCCATCAATTTCTTTTTCCCGCAAGACCCGTCGAAAATCTTCAAACCCTACAACCCGCAAGGCCGGTTTGAAATGTTGCAGGCCGATATGCAGGTGCCGCTGGATGCGTTGGAAGATGGCGCCCAGTTCCAGCAACAAGCCGTAATTCAGGCGCACCTGGTAGGAAGCAATGTGTCCATCACCGCCGCCGGCCGAACCTACCCGTTCGACCACCTGGACAGCCAGGTGGTGTGGCGCCGGGGCAACCTCAACCACCACCTCGATCTCGAAATGGGGGCGGGGCACATCGAACATTCCGGCGACCTGCGGATTTCCGGCACCACCCCGGACCCGGTGCTGAACACCACCACGAAGGTGAGTCAATTGGAACTCAACCGGCTGGGCATCCCGGAAGTATCCCAATGGGGAAACGGACTGGTCACCGGCTCCCTCCAACTGCGCGGCCCCGCCACGCTGGAAGGGCTGACCCTGCACGCCTCGCTTTCGGGTGACGAATTACTGCTCACACCCGCAGACATGCAGATCGGCGTCGGACGCTGGCAGGCCGACGCGGAAATGAAAAACCGCAAACTCCACAACACCCTCAAGGCCACTGCATTCGGCGGCGAAGTTCAGCACGAAGGCGACCTCACCTTCCCCGCCGATGGAAACGAGGGGATGATGCTGGACTCGACCGTCACGGTGAATCGCATCGATGTCGCGCAACTGCCCATTCCCAAATCGGCAGGCATCGGCAAGGGCATGCTTACCGGTAAACTGACCGCCAAAGGTCCCGTCAACGATCCCGATAAACTGGCGTACGAAACCAGCCTGGTGGCCGACGACGTTCTCGTGACCATTCAGGCGCTCGACAGCATGGCTCTCCCCATCTCGCGGCTGGATGCGGACGCCACGATGCAGGGCCGAAACATCGATAGCAAAGTCAAGGCGGCGATGTTGAACGGCGAATTGATCCAGAATGGGAAAATCACTCTGCCCGCACCGGGAAACAAGAAATCGGTGGCGGAGCTCAACTCGGATTTCAAACTCCGCAAACTGGATCTGTCGCAGGCAAAATGGCCGGCAAAATGGGGCCTGGTCAAAACCGTGTTGTCGGGCGACGTGAAGGCCGTGGGACCGGCGTCCATCGACCGCATACGCTTGACCGGAAACCTGCAGGGGGAAAAAATGGTGCTGTCACCGGACAAGCACAACTTCTCTATTCAGGATGCGATGGTGAAAATCAACTCCAAGCCGCCGAAGATCCCGGTGTCACTGGGATTCAAGTTGATGAAAGTGAACGCCAAGGGCTACCCCTTCAATCGCATCACCGGCGAAATCACCCTGCTGAAGGACAAGGTGGTGCTCAACCGCTCCGCCTTCGTGCCGCCGCATGGCACGATGGGCGTCAAGGGGGTGTACAACACGGCGAAGGACAAATACGATTTCTCGTTCGGCGGCAAGGGGCTTTCCATCGAGGACTATGAAGCGAAGCACCTGAAAGGCATCGTCAAGTTCACGGGAACCCTGAAAGGGCACGTTCCGGAAAAGGGCCCGGCCACGAAGGGCATGAATGGAGACCTGAAACTGCTAGTCACAGAGGGCAGTCTCAAGGAACTGGGCGCGGTGAAAGCCATCCTCACCATCCTCAATCCCACCGCCCTGCAGAAGCTGAGCGAAAAGGGCCTGGTGTTTGACCGCATGGGCGGCACGTTCAAAATCAAACAGGGCGTGGTCCACACACCGCTGATGGGGCTGGAGGGCCAGTATCTGAAGGTGTACCTGGAAGGCACCGCCGACCTCAACACGGAAACATTCGACATGAACGGCAAGGCGTTGCCCATGGGCGACCTGGATAAAATCCTGCAAGGGGTGCCCCTGCTCGGCCGGTTTGTTGCGGGAAGCAAAACCGACGAGGGTCTGGTGGAAACCTACTTCAAGCTGGAAGGCCCGTTCAACGACCCGAAGGTGGACATGGAAGCCGCCAAATCAATTCTCGCCAAGCCCAAGCGCATTTTCGAAGCGCTGGGCGACCTCCTCACCGGCGGGGCCGTCACCGGCAAATAA
- a CDS encoding NifU family protein, producing MKLSEVIARQTEKKTGGQVPGDRPRTPVNNRALKVIRTRETPNPNALQFVLNAQILETGNKSYSSPEDCGDDKLGQALFKNSAVKNVYIMKNFVTVTKQDTAGWNPLKTQVWNTIDELVEVYPSEEAGKTEHVDVSDFHGLPYEKKLEAIEMVLNRSIRSQLAQDGGGVDLQGLEGNEVLIHYQGACENCPSSMTGTLQHIEKLIKQQLHRELVVKSV from the coding sequence ATGAAGTTGAGCGAGGTGATAGCACGGCAGACGGAGAAGAAAACCGGCGGTCAGGTTCCCGGCGACCGGCCACGGACGCCCGTGAACAATCGGGCGCTCAAAGTGATCCGCACCCGCGAAACACCCAATCCCAATGCTCTGCAATTTGTGCTCAACGCCCAGATTCTGGAGACCGGCAACAAGTCGTACTCCTCGCCGGAAGACTGTGGCGACGACAAGCTGGGGCAGGCCCTGTTCAAGAATTCGGCGGTGAAGAACGTGTACATCATGAAAAATTTCGTCACCGTCACCAAGCAGGACACGGCGGGGTGGAATCCGTTGAAAACCCAGGTGTGGAACACCATCGACGAACTGGTGGAAGTGTACCCCAGCGAGGAAGCGGGCAAGACGGAGCACGTGGACGTGTCCGATTTCCACGGCCTGCCTTACGAGAAGAAACTGGAAGCCATCGAGATGGTGCTGAACCGCTCCATCCGCAGTCAGCTGGCGCAGGATGGCGGCGGCGTGGACCTGCAGGGTCTCGAGGGCAACGAAGTGCTCATCCACTACCAGGGGGCGTGTGAGAACTGCCCGTCGTCGATGACCGGCACCCTCCAGCACATCGAAAAGCTCATCAAACAGCAGTTGCACCGCGAACTGGTGGTCAAATCGGTCTGA
- a CDS encoding CC/Se motif family (seleno)protein — translation MKIEVADNVAAFLSERGRSDVTIEVEDLETPCCVGRMPEMRIRHQPPFDPTGYRHFETGGITLHLSKLLHTGDTVRVYVSGIGPFKKIEVSGIHLIL, via the coding sequence ATGAAGATTGAAGTTGCCGACAATGTTGCCGCATTTCTGAGCGAGCGGGGCCGGTCCGACGTGACCATCGAGGTCGAGGACCTGGAAACGCCGTGTTGCGTCGGACGCATGCCGGAGATGCGGATCCGGCACCAGCCGCCGTTCGATCCCACCGGTTACCGTCATTTCGAGACGGGCGGCATCACCCTCCATTTATCAAAGCTTCTGCACACCGGCGACACCGTGCGGGTGTACGTCTCCGGCATCGGCCCCTTCAAAAAGATCGAAGTCTCTGGCATCCACCTCATTTTGTAA
- a CDS encoding uracil-DNA glycosylase, whose protein sequence is MSASAKRRRFLSLSGRAAECIQCPKLACQQAILSDRNGSIDSEVVFVAEAPGRFGAARTGVPFSGDQSGKNFETLLAHIGLTRGDVFITNAVLCNPLENGNNRRPTTQEIDTCAAFLKETLEVIRPRVVVTLGTVGLEAINRLMGTRFKLADILARPQDMDAFTLLALYHPSPRVVNWRRPLSLQKRDFGQIRRLLAKPA, encoded by the coding sequence ATGAGCGCCTCCGCCAAACGCCGCCGCTTTCTTTCGCTTTCTGGACGTGCCGCCGAATGCATTCAGTGTCCCAAACTGGCCTGCCAGCAGGCCATCCTGAGCGACCGCAACGGAAGTATCGACTCCGAAGTGGTGTTCGTAGCGGAAGCTCCCGGCCGATTCGGCGCCGCCCGCACGGGCGTGCCTTTTTCCGGTGACCAGTCCGGTAAAAATTTCGAAACCCTGCTCGCCCACATCGGCCTCACCCGCGGCGACGTGTTCATCACCAACGCAGTGCTGTGCAATCCCCTGGAGAACGGCAACAACCGCCGGCCCACGACGCAAGAAATCGACACCTGCGCCGCGTTTTTGAAAGAAACGCTGGAAGTGATCCGGCCGCGCGTGGTGGTGACCCTGGGCACCGTGGGGCTCGAGGCCATCAACCGGCTGATGGGCACCCGGTTCAAGCTGGCGGACATCCTTGCCAGGCCGCAAGATATGGACGCATTCACCCTGCTGGCGCTGTACCACCCGAGTCCGCGCGTGGTCAACTGGCGACGGCCGCTTTCTCTGCAGAAACGGGATTTCGGCCAGATCCGCCGCCTGCTCGCAAAGCCCGCCTGA
- a CDS encoding adenylosuccinate synthase, protein MPVSVVVGMQWGDEGKGKIIDLFSEEADVVARYQGGHNAGHTICFGDKKFILHLIPSGIFHKGKLCVIGNGVVIDPKALVEEIDMLKQAGFEFDDKLVISDRANIILPYHMVSDQNKESTSGDRKIGTTGRGIGPSYADKVARAGLRLCDFMDEAILKDTMRANYEEKKKILKNLYDCDLAEFDKLYDDLLGYREVILKYISDTQSILRKEIAAGHKVLCEGAQGTMLDVDHGTYPFVTSSNATSGGACTGLGIPPNKIARVIGVIKAYTTRVGEGPFPTELTDGFGDQLRKSGDEFGSTTGRPRRCGWFDAVVAKYAVELNGIDAVTLTKIDVLDQFDTIKVCTGYSHKGKVLESVPACPRMLEECEPVYTEFPGWKQKTSGARCFSDLPDNAKRYIDGLQKLLDVEMLMISTGPHRDHTISQGALF, encoded by the coding sequence ATGCCTGTTTCCGTAGTGGTGGGTATGCAGTGGGGCGATGAGGGAAAAGGAAAAATCATCGACCTGTTCTCCGAAGAAGCCGATGTGGTCGCCCGCTACCAGGGCGGACACAACGCCGGTCATACCATCTGCTTCGGCGACAAGAAGTTCATCCTGCATCTCATCCCGTCCGGCATTTTCCATAAAGGCAAGCTGTGCGTCATCGGCAATGGCGTGGTGATCGACCCCAAGGCGCTGGTGGAGGAGATCGACATGCTCAAGCAGGCGGGGTTCGAGTTCGACGACAAGCTGGTGATCAGTGACCGCGCCAACATCATCCTGCCGTACCACATGGTGTCCGACCAGAACAAGGAGAGCACCTCCGGCGACCGCAAGATCGGCACCACCGGGCGCGGCATCGGCCCGTCCTACGCCGACAAGGTGGCACGCGCCGGACTGCGCCTGTGCGATTTTATGGACGAGGCGATTCTGAAAGACACCATGCGCGCCAACTACGAGGAAAAGAAAAAAATCCTCAAGAATCTGTATGACTGCGATCTGGCGGAGTTCGACAAACTGTACGATGACCTACTCGGCTACCGTGAAGTCATCCTGAAATACATCAGCGACACGCAAAGCATTCTGCGCAAGGAGATCGCGGCGGGGCACAAGGTTCTGTGCGAAGGCGCGCAGGGCACCATGCTGGACGTGGACCACGGCACCTATCCGTTCGTCACCTCGTCGAACGCCACCTCTGGTGGTGCGTGCACGGGCCTCGGCATTCCGCCCAACAAGATCGCCCGCGTCATCGGCGTGATCAAAGCCTACACCACGCGCGTTGGCGAGGGACCGTTCCCGACGGAGCTGACCGACGGGTTTGGCGATCAGTTGCGGAAAAGCGGCGACGAGTTCGGCTCGACCACCGGGCGGCCGCGGCGTTGCGGCTGGTTCGATGCGGTGGTGGCGAAGTACGCGGTGGAGCTGAACGGCATTGACGCGGTGACGCTGACCAAGATCGACGTGCTCGACCAGTTCGACACCATCAAAGTCTGCACCGGCTACTCGCACAAGGGGAAAGTGCTGGAAAGCGTGCCCGCCTGTCCGCGCATGCTGGAAGAGTGCGAACCGGTGTACACGGAGTTTCCGGGCTGGAAGCAGAAAACTTCGGGCGCGCGTTGCTTCAGCGACCTGCCGGACAACGCCAAGCGCTACATCGACGGTCTGCAGAAACTGCTGGACGTGGAGATGCTGATGATCTCCACCGGACCGCACCGCGACCACACCATTTCGCAGGGCGCACTGTTTTAA
- a CDS encoding Lcl C-terminal domain-containing protein, whose amino-acid sequence MSDKQRFIDNGNGTIKDTLHDLLWAKEDSWQAEQKWLTWDEALEYCKKLTTNKFAGYDEWRLPEVEECKSLMEPDPVNRDKYDHEIHLNPVFPAGPLPYMWTKDGIGQDGYLVDLRNGETRLLYKSKSGRMATRPVRGKPFSDRKPNP is encoded by the coding sequence ATGAGCGACAAACAACGATTCATCGACAACGGCAACGGCACCATCAAGGACACCCTGCACGATCTCTTGTGGGCGAAGGAAGATTCCTGGCAGGCGGAGCAGAAATGGCTGACCTGGGACGAAGCTTTGGAATACTGTAAAAAACTGACGACGAACAAATTCGCCGGTTACGACGAATGGCGGCTACCGGAAGTCGAGGAATGCAAATCCCTGATGGAACCCGATCCGGTAAACCGCGACAAATACGATCACGAAATTCACCTGAATCCCGTCTTCCCCGCCGGCCCCCTGCCCTACATGTGGACCAAGGACGGCATCGGGCAGGACGGCTACCTGGTGGACCTGAGAAACGGCGAGACGCGCCTGCTCTACAAAAGCAAAAGCGGAAGGATGGCGACGCGCCCCGTCCGCGGCAAACCGTTCAGCGACCGCAAGCCAAATCCCTGA
- a CDS encoding YkgJ family cysteine cluster protein, translated as MAKWWEKEPVRFECQQGCFKCCMKPGVVYFDSDDVHRAADYVGLNPSEFRKKYRLRKFEGYWEMEVKEGEACTFLTMQGCSIHPAKPKQCSAYPFWKEHLDSKNYWTLVGGFCPGINEGPPVPAKEIKQYLRDFRL; from the coding sequence ATGGCGAAATGGTGGGAAAAGGAACCGGTCCGCTTCGAATGCCAGCAGGGGTGTTTCAAGTGCTGCATGAAACCCGGCGTGGTGTATTTCGATTCCGACGACGTTCACCGTGCGGCGGACTATGTGGGGCTGAACCCCAGCGAGTTCCGCAAAAAGTACCGCCTGCGCAAGTTCGAGGGGTACTGGGAGATGGAAGTGAAGGAAGGGGAAGCCTGTACCTTCCTCACGATGCAGGGCTGTTCCATCCACCCGGCGAAACCGAAGCAGTGCAGTGCCTACCCGTTCTGGAAGGAACACCTCGACTCCAAAAACTACTGGACGCTGGTGGGCGGGTTCTGTCCCGGCATCAACGAAGGCCCGCCCGTTCCGGCGAAAGAGATCAAGCAGTACCTGCGGGATTTCCGCCTCTAG